Proteins from one Halovivax limisalsi genomic window:
- a CDS encoding DUF4352 domain-containing protein — MDRRQYLGVSSAVVAGILGGCSTGGGSDDSTDGDGTDGGADESDDGADSGGEGRPDLGDEPLEMDEAVVFYTEDGSEELAFWLGEPEFTPALVTDRREQGIISSDHPDGAFFLTVEVGLENTGDGAVDMPSGVDLTVDGQTYSHVRTALADEYDPFAEIQPGETVTQTLVFDVPDVSETGRLAVEWGRLDTATAEWAIDLGSVERRSLGLDAIEPTERVTVGTDAVQYTLSVEDVAERTDEDDKQSVHVTLRAANTGQVVAQDPTLRGVRLHADGESYEPVAYDGDDAYAVEELAPGDVATGILAFQVPATAEDYRFRIQLTMELAATWEL; from the coding sequence ATGGATAGGCGACAGTACCTCGGAGTTTCGAGTGCCGTAGTCGCAGGAATACTGGGTGGCTGTAGTACGGGCGGCGGGTCGGACGACTCGACAGATGGCGACGGGACCGACGGTGGGGCCGACGAATCGGACGACGGGGCCGATTCCGGCGGCGAGGGGCGTCCCGATTTGGGCGACGAGCCGCTCGAGATGGACGAGGCGGTGGTCTTCTACACCGAAGATGGGAGCGAAGAACTCGCGTTCTGGCTGGGCGAGCCCGAGTTCACACCCGCCCTCGTCACCGACCGGCGCGAACAGGGGATCATCTCGTCCGATCACCCGGACGGGGCGTTCTTCCTGACCGTCGAGGTCGGCCTCGAGAACACCGGCGACGGTGCGGTCGACATGCCCTCGGGCGTCGATCTCACCGTCGACGGACAGACCTACAGTCACGTGCGGACCGCCCTCGCCGACGAGTACGATCCGTTCGCGGAGATCCAGCCCGGCGAGACGGTGACCCAGACGCTCGTCTTCGACGTCCCGGACGTCTCGGAGACGGGCCGGCTGGCGGTCGAGTGGGGCCGGCTGGACACCGCCACGGCCGAGTGGGCGATCGACCTCGGGTCGGTCGAGCGACGCTCGCTCGGCCTCGACGCGATCGAACCGACCGAGCGCGTGACGGTCGGTACCGACGCCGTCCAGTACACCCTCTCCGTCGAGGACGTCGCGGAACGGACCGACGAGGATGACAAGCAGTCCGTCCACGTGACGCTGCGAGCGGCGAACACCGGCCAGGTGGTGGCCCAGGACCCGACGCTCCGGGGGGTGAGGCTGCACGCCGACGGCGAGTCGTACGAACCGGTCGCGTACGACGGCGACGACGCATACGCGGTCGAGGAGCTGGCACCCGGCGACGTTGCGACCGGCATCCTCGCGTTTCAGGTGCCCGCCACGGCCGAAGACTATCGGTTCCGGATCCAGCTGACGATGGAGCTGGCGGCAACCTGGGAGTTGTGA
- a CDS encoding PIN domain-containing protein, giving the protein MDFLDSWIWLEYLLDGDSSADAEAVIREAATEGGLIAPTVVAEVRYRIQSVERRERAAEAVDILMQSTEIESMPLIDEIASHAADLRYKYYERGTCELSYADAIHVATASLHDDCGTLYTGDPDFVDVEEVETIVL; this is encoded by the coding sequence ATGGACTTTCTTGATTCGTGGATCTGGCTCGAATACCTCTTGGACGGCGATTCGTCCGCGGATGCGGAGGCGGTGATACGCGAGGCGGCGACTGAAGGTGGGCTCATCGCACCCACAGTGGTTGCAGAGGTCCGCTACCGCATACAATCTGTCGAGAGGCGAGAGCGCGCCGCGGAGGCAGTCGACATCCTGATGCAGTCGACCGAGATCGAAAGTATGCCGCTGATCGACGAGATCGCATCTCACGCGGCGGATCTCCGATACAAATATTACGAACGAGGAACGTGCGAACTCTCGTACGCGGACGCGATTCACGTCGCAACAGCCAGCCTCCACGACGACTGTGGGACGCTCTATACCGGCGATCCTGACTTCGTCGACGTCGAGGAAGTCGAAACGATCGTTCTCTAG